From the genome of Monomorium pharaonis isolate MP-MQ-018 chromosome 2, ASM1337386v2, whole genome shotgun sequence, one region includes:
- the LOC105837444 gene encoding mediator of RNA polymerase II transcription subunit 15 isoform X2, with product MYTRSRQQNQQNYNNGRNPNNPQSQGSQGAQGSYTMPQQQQPQQPAAARSLPSIAPTQQLKQQQLQQQQGQQQKLQQQQQQQQQGQQQKLQLQQQQQQKMLQQQQQQPLAQQMNQQMIQQQQAQPQQQQQASPLPQRLKPILKQSTPLTQPAAPVAQTPPVTSQPPAMPPSSTNNNSDITMSEDKDDNMSLDMPNQDAQPRWRRKIPGFKVNKRLKRLRMNQRLRKTLQPKNAIMVLNEMKAGVQFTFPETQGPMPNSLYLVHAELDGKTYVGQGLSKPLARQNAAENALKALLLEKMTAASMKARLDAESDGQTNVPMDGIKDESNDDSSTMETNTEDEIPWSSLASFALYKLFLEWHNQGTSVPVPRPGLPTAKGVKKDNLSATKPPTEKELPPNPTNIHPVMLLNQMRPGLTYVELNRVGNPPNTMFTLAVEVSGVEYSGTAKNKKDAKKAAAKAALLALYDLTYPEDVAKPELMA from the exons ATGTACACGCGAAGCAGGCAGCAAAACCAGCAAAACTACAACAACG GGCGAAATCCAAATAATCCTCAATCCCAAGGATCTCAAGGAGCCCAGGGATCTTACACGATGCCT cagcaacaacagccGCAACAGCCAGCAGCCGCACGGTCTTTACCATCTATAGCACCTACACAACAACTAAAACAACAACAATTACAACAACAACAAGGACAGCAGCAAAAGttacagcagcagcagcagcagcagcaacaaggACAGCAACAAAAGCTACAattgcagcagcagcagcagcaaaaAATGCtacagcaacaacagcagcaaccTTTAGCGCAGCAAATGAACCAACAAATGATACAACAGCAACAGGCACAGCCACAACAGCAGCAACAGGCATCACCATTGCCGCAGCGATTGAAACCGATCTTGAAGCAAAGTACACCATTGACACAGCCAGCTGCACCTGTTGCGCAAACTCCACCAGTGACTTCTCAGCCTCCTGCAATGCCTCCAAGCTCTACTAATAATAATTCCGATATTACGATGTCTGAAGACAAGGATGATAACATGTCTCTTGATATGCCCAACCAAGATGCTCAACCAAGATGGCGAAGAAAGATACCTGGAT ttaaagtaaataaaagattgaaGCGTCTTCGTATGAATCAACGTCTAAGAAAAACTTTGCAACCTAAAAATGCAATCATGGTATTAAACGAAATGAAAGCTGGAGTTCAATTTACATTCCCTGAGACACAAGGACCCATGCCAAATTCACTTTATTTGGTTCATGCTGag cTTGATGGTAAAACTTATGTTGGACAAGGATTATCCAAACCACTTGCCCGACAAAATGCAGCagaaaatgcattaaaagctttattacttgaaaaaatGACAGCAGCATCTATGAAAGCACGTTTAGATGCTGAATCAGATGGACAAACCAATGTACCTATGGACGGAATAAAAGATGAAAGTAATGACGATAGCAGTACTATGGAGACTAATACTGAAGATGAGATTCCATGGAGTTCATTGGCCAGTTTTGCCCTTTACAAGCTTTTCCTTGAATGGCATAATCAAGGAACATCAGTTCCAGTACCACGACCTGGTTTACCAACTGCAAAAGGAGTTAAGAAGGACAATCTTAGTGCTACGAAACCTCCTACTGAAAAGGAACTTCCACCCAATCCTACGAATATACATCCAGTTATGCTACTAAATCAAATGAGACCTGGATTAACATATGTAGAACTCAACCGTGTTGGTAACCCACCAAATACAATGTTTACTCTAGCTGTTGAAGTTAGTGGAGTTGAATATTCAGGAACag ctaaaaataaaaaagatgccAAGAAAGCAGCAGCTAAGGCAGCATTATTAGCATTATATGATTTGACCTATCCAGAAGATGTCGCTAAGCCGGAGCTAATGGCTTAA
- the LOC105837444 gene encoding mediator of RNA polymerase II transcription subunit 15 isoform X1 produces the protein MYTRSRQQNQQNYNNGRNPNNPQSQGSQGAQGSYTMPYNTQGSYQASQSIQQSNYKQDNVQNSQGFKSQQQQQPQQPAAARSLPSIAPTQQLKQQQLQQQQGQQQKLQQQQQQQQQGQQQKLQLQQQQQQKMLQQQQQQPLAQQMNQQMIQQQQAQPQQQQQASPLPQRLKPILKQSTPLTQPAAPVAQTPPVTSQPPAMPPSSTNNNSDITMSEDKDDNMSLDMPNQDAQPRWRRKIPGFKVNKRLKRLRMNQRLRKTLQPKNAIMVLNEMKAGVQFTFPETQGPMPNSLYLVHAELDGKTYVGQGLSKPLARQNAAENALKALLLEKMTAASMKARLDAESDGQTNVPMDGIKDESNDDSSTMETNTEDEIPWSSLASFALYKLFLEWHNQGTSVPVPRPGLPTAKGVKKDNLSATKPPTEKELPPNPTNIHPVMLLNQMRPGLTYVELNRVGNPPNTMFTLAVEVSGVEYSGTAKNKKDAKKAAAKAALLALYDLTYPEDVAKPELMA, from the exons ATGTACACGCGAAGCAGGCAGCAAAACCAGCAAAACTACAACAACG GGCGAAATCCAAATAATCCTCAATCCCAAGGATCTCAAGGAGCCCAGGGATCTTACACGATGCCT tataatacACAAGGAAGTTATCAAGCGTCGCAGTCCATTCAACAAAGCAATTATAAACAAGACAACGTACAAAACTCACAAGGATTCAAATcacagcagcaacaacagccGCAACAGCCAGCAGCCGCACGGTCTTTACCATCTATAGCACCTACACAACAACTAAAACAACAACAATTACAACAACAACAAGGACAGCAGCAAAAGttacagcagcagcagcagcagcagcaacaaggACAGCAACAAAAGCTACAattgcagcagcagcagcagcaaaaAATGCtacagcaacaacagcagcaaccTTTAGCGCAGCAAATGAACCAACAAATGATACAACAGCAACAGGCACAGCCACAACAGCAGCAACAGGCATCACCATTGCCGCAGCGATTGAAACCGATCTTGAAGCAAAGTACACCATTGACACAGCCAGCTGCACCTGTTGCGCAAACTCCACCAGTGACTTCTCAGCCTCCTGCAATGCCTCCAAGCTCTACTAATAATAATTCCGATATTACGATGTCTGAAGACAAGGATGATAACATGTCTCTTGATATGCCCAACCAAGATGCTCAACCAAGATGGCGAAGAAAGATACCTGGAT ttaaagtaaataaaagattgaaGCGTCTTCGTATGAATCAACGTCTAAGAAAAACTTTGCAACCTAAAAATGCAATCATGGTATTAAACGAAATGAAAGCTGGAGTTCAATTTACATTCCCTGAGACACAAGGACCCATGCCAAATTCACTTTATTTGGTTCATGCTGag cTTGATGGTAAAACTTATGTTGGACAAGGATTATCCAAACCACTTGCCCGACAAAATGCAGCagaaaatgcattaaaagctttattacttgaaaaaatGACAGCAGCATCTATGAAAGCACGTTTAGATGCTGAATCAGATGGACAAACCAATGTACCTATGGACGGAATAAAAGATGAAAGTAATGACGATAGCAGTACTATGGAGACTAATACTGAAGATGAGATTCCATGGAGTTCATTGGCCAGTTTTGCCCTTTACAAGCTTTTCCTTGAATGGCATAATCAAGGAACATCAGTTCCAGTACCACGACCTGGTTTACCAACTGCAAAAGGAGTTAAGAAGGACAATCTTAGTGCTACGAAACCTCCTACTGAAAAGGAACTTCCACCCAATCCTACGAATATACATCCAGTTATGCTACTAAATCAAATGAGACCTGGATTAACATATGTAGAACTCAACCGTGTTGGTAACCCACCAAATACAATGTTTACTCTAGCTGTTGAAGTTAGTGGAGTTGAATATTCAGGAACag ctaaaaataaaaaagatgccAAGAAAGCAGCAGCTAAGGCAGCATTATTAGCATTATATGATTTGACCTATCCAGAAGATGTCGCTAAGCCGGAGCTAATGGCTTAA
- the LOC105837444 gene encoding myb-like protein P isoform X4, whose translation MPQQQQPQQPAAARSLPSIAPTQQLKQQQLQQQQGQQQKLQQQQQQQQQGQQQKLQLQQQQQQKMLQQQQQQPLAQQMNQQMIQQQQAQPQQQQQASPLPQRLKPILKQSTPLTQPAAPVAQTPPVTSQPPAMPPSSTNNNSDITMSEDKDDNMSLDMPNQDAQPRWRRKIPGFKVNKRLKRLRMNQRLRKTLQPKNAIMVLNEMKAGVQFTFPETQGPMPNSLYLVHAELDGKTYVGQGLSKPLARQNAAENALKALLLEKMTAASMKARLDAESDGQTNVPMDGIKDESNDDSSTMETNTEDEIPWSSLASFALYKLFLEWHNQGTSVPVPRPGLPTAKGVKKDNLSATKPPTEKELPPNPTNIHPVMLLNQMRPGLTYVELNRVGNPPNTMFTLAVEVSGVEYSGTAKNKKDAKKAAAKAALLALYDLTYPEDVAKPELMA comes from the exons ATGCCT cagcaacaacagccGCAACAGCCAGCAGCCGCACGGTCTTTACCATCTATAGCACCTACACAACAACTAAAACAACAACAATTACAACAACAACAAGGACAGCAGCAAAAGttacagcagcagcagcagcagcagcaacaaggACAGCAACAAAAGCTACAattgcagcagcagcagcagcaaaaAATGCtacagcaacaacagcagcaaccTTTAGCGCAGCAAATGAACCAACAAATGATACAACAGCAACAGGCACAGCCACAACAGCAGCAACAGGCATCACCATTGCCGCAGCGATTGAAACCGATCTTGAAGCAAAGTACACCATTGACACAGCCAGCTGCACCTGTTGCGCAAACTCCACCAGTGACTTCTCAGCCTCCTGCAATGCCTCCAAGCTCTACTAATAATAATTCCGATATTACGATGTCTGAAGACAAGGATGATAACATGTCTCTTGATATGCCCAACCAAGATGCTCAACCAAGATGGCGAAGAAAGATACCTGGAT ttaaagtaaataaaagattgaaGCGTCTTCGTATGAATCAACGTCTAAGAAAAACTTTGCAACCTAAAAATGCAATCATGGTATTAAACGAAATGAAAGCTGGAGTTCAATTTACATTCCCTGAGACACAAGGACCCATGCCAAATTCACTTTATTTGGTTCATGCTGag cTTGATGGTAAAACTTATGTTGGACAAGGATTATCCAAACCACTTGCCCGACAAAATGCAGCagaaaatgcattaaaagctttattacttgaaaaaatGACAGCAGCATCTATGAAAGCACGTTTAGATGCTGAATCAGATGGACAAACCAATGTACCTATGGACGGAATAAAAGATGAAAGTAATGACGATAGCAGTACTATGGAGACTAATACTGAAGATGAGATTCCATGGAGTTCATTGGCCAGTTTTGCCCTTTACAAGCTTTTCCTTGAATGGCATAATCAAGGAACATCAGTTCCAGTACCACGACCTGGTTTACCAACTGCAAAAGGAGTTAAGAAGGACAATCTTAGTGCTACGAAACCTCCTACTGAAAAGGAACTTCCACCCAATCCTACGAATATACATCCAGTTATGCTACTAAATCAAATGAGACCTGGATTAACATATGTAGAACTCAACCGTGTTGGTAACCCACCAAATACAATGTTTACTCTAGCTGTTGAAGTTAGTGGAGTTGAATATTCAGGAACag ctaaaaataaaaaagatgccAAGAAAGCAGCAGCTAAGGCAGCATTATTAGCATTATATGATTTGACCTATCCAGAAGATGTCGCTAAGCCGGAGCTAATGGCTTAA
- the LOC105837444 gene encoding mediator of RNA polymerase II transcription subunit 15 isoform X3, producing MPYNTQGSYQASQSIQQSNYKQDNVQNSQGFKSQQQQQPQQPAAARSLPSIAPTQQLKQQQLQQQQGQQQKLQQQQQQQQQGQQQKLQLQQQQQQKMLQQQQQQPLAQQMNQQMIQQQQAQPQQQQQASPLPQRLKPILKQSTPLTQPAAPVAQTPPVTSQPPAMPPSSTNNNSDITMSEDKDDNMSLDMPNQDAQPRWRRKIPGFKVNKRLKRLRMNQRLRKTLQPKNAIMVLNEMKAGVQFTFPETQGPMPNSLYLVHAELDGKTYVGQGLSKPLARQNAAENALKALLLEKMTAASMKARLDAESDGQTNVPMDGIKDESNDDSSTMETNTEDEIPWSSLASFALYKLFLEWHNQGTSVPVPRPGLPTAKGVKKDNLSATKPPTEKELPPNPTNIHPVMLLNQMRPGLTYVELNRVGNPPNTMFTLAVEVSGVEYSGTAKNKKDAKKAAAKAALLALYDLTYPEDVAKPELMA from the exons ATGCCT tataatacACAAGGAAGTTATCAAGCGTCGCAGTCCATTCAACAAAGCAATTATAAACAAGACAACGTACAAAACTCACAAGGATTCAAATcacagcagcaacaacagccGCAACAGCCAGCAGCCGCACGGTCTTTACCATCTATAGCACCTACACAACAACTAAAACAACAACAATTACAACAACAACAAGGACAGCAGCAAAAGttacagcagcagcagcagcagcagcaacaaggACAGCAACAAAAGCTACAattgcagcagcagcagcagcaaaaAATGCtacagcaacaacagcagcaaccTTTAGCGCAGCAAATGAACCAACAAATGATACAACAGCAACAGGCACAGCCACAACAGCAGCAACAGGCATCACCATTGCCGCAGCGATTGAAACCGATCTTGAAGCAAAGTACACCATTGACACAGCCAGCTGCACCTGTTGCGCAAACTCCACCAGTGACTTCTCAGCCTCCTGCAATGCCTCCAAGCTCTACTAATAATAATTCCGATATTACGATGTCTGAAGACAAGGATGATAACATGTCTCTTGATATGCCCAACCAAGATGCTCAACCAAGATGGCGAAGAAAGATACCTGGAT ttaaagtaaataaaagattgaaGCGTCTTCGTATGAATCAACGTCTAAGAAAAACTTTGCAACCTAAAAATGCAATCATGGTATTAAACGAAATGAAAGCTGGAGTTCAATTTACATTCCCTGAGACACAAGGACCCATGCCAAATTCACTTTATTTGGTTCATGCTGag cTTGATGGTAAAACTTATGTTGGACAAGGATTATCCAAACCACTTGCCCGACAAAATGCAGCagaaaatgcattaaaagctttattacttgaaaaaatGACAGCAGCATCTATGAAAGCACGTTTAGATGCTGAATCAGATGGACAAACCAATGTACCTATGGACGGAATAAAAGATGAAAGTAATGACGATAGCAGTACTATGGAGACTAATACTGAAGATGAGATTCCATGGAGTTCATTGGCCAGTTTTGCCCTTTACAAGCTTTTCCTTGAATGGCATAATCAAGGAACATCAGTTCCAGTACCACGACCTGGTTTACCAACTGCAAAAGGAGTTAAGAAGGACAATCTTAGTGCTACGAAACCTCCTACTGAAAAGGAACTTCCACCCAATCCTACGAATATACATCCAGTTATGCTACTAAATCAAATGAGACCTGGATTAACATATGTAGAACTCAACCGTGTTGGTAACCCACCAAATACAATGTTTACTCTAGCTGTTGAAGTTAGTGGAGTTGAATATTCAGGAACag ctaaaaataaaaaagatgccAAGAAAGCAGCAGCTAAGGCAGCATTATTAGCATTATATGATTTGACCTATCCAGAAGATGTCGCTAAGCCGGAGCTAATGGCTTAA